Proteins co-encoded in one Anabas testudineus chromosome 8, fAnaTes1.2, whole genome shotgun sequence genomic window:
- the LOC113158272 gene encoding polycomb protein suz12-B-like isoform X1 — translation MAPHKQSSSGGSHTVGFGPGGKANGLYQSSSAMAAAKKPNMQLIQADHELFLQAFEKPTQIYRFLRTRNLIAPIFLHRTLTYMSHRNSRNNIKRKSSKVDNLLSKVEKMRGEQETHSLASNLQLTFTGFFHKVGKSSQDCENEQNSVSLEVLLVKVCHKKRKDVSCPVKQVPTGKKQVPLNPDTSAGVQAKQGSFPSLLVPSSEFEPSNSHMVKSYSLLFRVSRPGYPRTQINGLPNGENHHNRDFTEEVLNRKRRSSSLREEGETTFVAQMTVFDKNRRLQLLDGEYEVSMQEMEECPVNKKRATWETILDGKRLPPFESFSQGPTLQFTLRWTSDSSDRSTAPVAKPLATRNSETNQDTRLGTLRATHTLAVKESINADPQTRREQISAEPRQKLRIFYQFQYNNNTRQQTEARDDLHCPWCTLNCRKLYSLVKHLKLSHSRFIFNYVTCSKVGASQWTQSQPHPKGAKIEVSINECYDGSYAGNPQDIHSQPGFAFSRNGPVKRTAVTHILVCRPKRTKPSLSEFLESEDGEREQQRTYISGHNRLYFHSDSCLPLRPQEMDIDSEDERDPDWLKEKTVKQIEEFTDVNEGEKEIMKLWNLHVMKHGFIADNQMNEACLLFAEHHGTYIIKHNLCRNFLLHLISMHDFNLVSTPTIDRAMAQLRLIQSQVTQRDKDREDEEEEEEEDWETAVESQPELDPDPDPDPSEYKPCSDETSNSCLETRKQQQQQEENGGALTERPSTKQKLTESGSVLN, via the exons ATGGCTCCACATAAGCAGAGCTCCTCAGGTGGAAGCCACACGGTGGGTTTTGGTCCTGGTGGAAAAGCCAACGGGTTGTACCAGTCGTCCTCTGCCATGGCTGCAGCCAAGAAGCCCAACATGCAACTCATTCAAGCCGACCACGAGTTGTTCCTGCAGGCCTTCGAGA AGCCAACCCAAATCTACCGGTTCCTCCGCACCAGGAACTTGATCGCT CCTATATTCTTGCACAGGACGCTTACCTATATGTCTCACAGAAACTCCAGGAATAATATCAAAAG gAAAAGCTCCAAGGTTGACAATCTGTTGTCCAAAGTGGAAAAGATGAGGGGAGAACAGGAGACTCACAG CTTGGCCTCGAATCTGCAGCTCACCTTTACTGGTTTCTTTCATAAAGTCG GGAAGTCATCTCAGGACTGTGAAAATGAGCAGAACTCTGTTTCTCTGGAGGTGCTGCTGGTCAAAGTGTgccacaaaaaaagaaag GATGTAAGCTGTCCAGTGAAGCAGGTCCCTACAGGGAAAAAGCAGGTTCCCCTGAACCCAGACACGAGTGCTGGAGTCCAGGCAAAGCAAGGCTCTTTTCCCTCCCTGCTGGTCCCCAGCAGCGAATTTGAACCCAGCAACTCTCACATGGTGAAGTCTTACTCGCTACTCTTCAGAGTGTCAAGGCCCGGATACCCTCGCACACAGATCAACGGTCTCCCCAATGGAGAGAATCACCACAACAGAG attttacaGAGGAAGTGttaaacaggaagaggaggagctccTCTCtcagggaggagggagaaacCACATTTGTGGCTCAGATGACTGTCTTTGATAAAAACAG ACGTCTGCAGTTGTTAGATGGAGAGTATGAGGTGTCAATGCAAGAGATGGAGGAGTGCCCTGTCAATAAGAAGAGGGCAACCTGGGAGACCATCCTGGATGGAAAG CGTCTACCTCCATTTGAGAGTTTCTCTCAGGGGCCCACCCTGCAGTTCACCCTGCGCTGGACCAGTGACTCCTCTGACCGTTCTACTGCACCCGTAGCTAAACCTCTAGCCACACGCAACTCTGAGACCAATCAGGACACCCGACTCGGCACCCTGAgagctacacacacactgg ctgttaAAGAATCCATAAATGCTGACCCACAAACCAGAAGAGAACAAATCTCTGCTGAGCCCAGACAGAAACTACGCATCTTCTACCAG ttccagtacaacaacaacactcgGCAGCAGACTGAGGCCAGAGACGACCTTCACTGTCCCTGGTGTACTCTGAACTGCAGGAAGCTCTACAGTCTGGTCAAACACCTCAAGCTGTCCCACTCCCGTTTCATCTTCAATTACGTG ACATGTTCAAAGGTTGGAGCATCGCAATGGACACAAAGCCAG CCCCATCCCAAAGGAGCAAAGATCGAAGTCTCCATAAACGAGTGTTATGATGGTTCATATGCAGGGAACCCTCAAGACATCCACAGCCAGCCGGGCTTCGCCTTCAGCAGGAACGGACCTGTCAAAAGAACTGCTGTTACACATATTCTTGTCTGCAG ACCCAAGAGGACAAAGCCCAGTCTGTCCGAGTTTCTGGAGTCGGAGGATGGTGAGCGCGAGCAGCAGAGAACGTACATCAGCGGACACAACCGCCTCTACTTCCACAGTGACAGCTGCCTGCCACTCCGGCCTCAGGAGATGGACATAGACAGTGAAGATGAGAGGGACCCTGACTGGCTCAAAGAGAAAACAGTCAAG caAATCGAGGAGTTCACTGATGTCAAtgagggggagaaagagatCATGAAGCTGTGGAACCTGCACGTGATGAAGCACGG CTTCATAGCAGACAACCAGATGAACGAGGCCTGCCTGCTGTTTGCTGAACACCATGGCACCTACATCATCAAGCACAACCTCTGCCGTAACTTCCTGTTGCACCTGATCAGCATGCACGACTTCAACCTGGTCAGCACGCCCACCATTGACCGGGCCATGGCCCAACTCCGCCTCATTCAGAGCCAGGTCActcagagagacaaagacagggaagacgaggaggaagaagaagaggaggactgGGAGACTGCAGTTGAGTCCCAGCCAGAGCTAGATCCagatcctgatcctgatccaTCTGAGTATAAACCATGTAGTGATGAGACTAGCAACAGTTGCCTGGAGACCagaaagcaacagcagcagcaggaggagaacgGAGGAGCACTGACAGAACGACCGTCCACCAAGCAGAAACTCACTGAATCTGGGTCAGTTTTAAACTGA
- the LOC113158272 gene encoding polycomb protein suz12-B-like isoform X2, whose protein sequence is MAPHKQSSSGGSHTVGFGPGGKANGLYQSSSAMAAAKKPNMQLIQADHELFLQAFEKPTQIYRFLRTRNLIAPIFLHRTLTYMSHRNSRNNIKRKSSKVDNLLSKVEKMRGEQETHSLASNLQLTFTGFFHKVGKSSQDCENEQNSVSLEVLLVKVCHKKRKDVSCPVKQVPTGKKQVPLNPDTSAGVQAKQGSFPSLLVPSSEFEPSNSHMVKSYSLLFRVSRPGYPRTQINGLPNGENHHNRDFTEEVLNRKRRSSSLREEGETTFVAQMTVFDKNRRLQLLDGEYEVSMQEMEECPVNKKRATWETILDGKRLPPFESFSQGPTLQFTLRWTSDSSDRSTAPVAKPLATRNSETNQDTRLGTLRATHTLAVKESINADPQTRREQISAEPRQKLRIFYQFQYNNNTRQQTEARDDLHCPWCTLNCRKLYSLVKHLKLSHSRFIFNYVPHPKGAKIEVSINECYDGSYAGNPQDIHSQPGFAFSRNGPVKRTAVTHILVCRPKRTKPSLSEFLESEDGEREQQRTYISGHNRLYFHSDSCLPLRPQEMDIDSEDERDPDWLKEKTVKQIEEFTDVNEGEKEIMKLWNLHVMKHGFIADNQMNEACLLFAEHHGTYIIKHNLCRNFLLHLISMHDFNLVSTPTIDRAMAQLRLIQSQVTQRDKDREDEEEEEEEDWETAVESQPELDPDPDPDPSEYKPCSDETSNSCLETRKQQQQQEENGGALTERPSTKQKLTESGSVLN, encoded by the exons ATGGCTCCACATAAGCAGAGCTCCTCAGGTGGAAGCCACACGGTGGGTTTTGGTCCTGGTGGAAAAGCCAACGGGTTGTACCAGTCGTCCTCTGCCATGGCTGCAGCCAAGAAGCCCAACATGCAACTCATTCAAGCCGACCACGAGTTGTTCCTGCAGGCCTTCGAGA AGCCAACCCAAATCTACCGGTTCCTCCGCACCAGGAACTTGATCGCT CCTATATTCTTGCACAGGACGCTTACCTATATGTCTCACAGAAACTCCAGGAATAATATCAAAAG gAAAAGCTCCAAGGTTGACAATCTGTTGTCCAAAGTGGAAAAGATGAGGGGAGAACAGGAGACTCACAG CTTGGCCTCGAATCTGCAGCTCACCTTTACTGGTTTCTTTCATAAAGTCG GGAAGTCATCTCAGGACTGTGAAAATGAGCAGAACTCTGTTTCTCTGGAGGTGCTGCTGGTCAAAGTGTgccacaaaaaaagaaag GATGTAAGCTGTCCAGTGAAGCAGGTCCCTACAGGGAAAAAGCAGGTTCCCCTGAACCCAGACACGAGTGCTGGAGTCCAGGCAAAGCAAGGCTCTTTTCCCTCCCTGCTGGTCCCCAGCAGCGAATTTGAACCCAGCAACTCTCACATGGTGAAGTCTTACTCGCTACTCTTCAGAGTGTCAAGGCCCGGATACCCTCGCACACAGATCAACGGTCTCCCCAATGGAGAGAATCACCACAACAGAG attttacaGAGGAAGTGttaaacaggaagaggaggagctccTCTCtcagggaggagggagaaacCACATTTGTGGCTCAGATGACTGTCTTTGATAAAAACAG ACGTCTGCAGTTGTTAGATGGAGAGTATGAGGTGTCAATGCAAGAGATGGAGGAGTGCCCTGTCAATAAGAAGAGGGCAACCTGGGAGACCATCCTGGATGGAAAG CGTCTACCTCCATTTGAGAGTTTCTCTCAGGGGCCCACCCTGCAGTTCACCCTGCGCTGGACCAGTGACTCCTCTGACCGTTCTACTGCACCCGTAGCTAAACCTCTAGCCACACGCAACTCTGAGACCAATCAGGACACCCGACTCGGCACCCTGAgagctacacacacactgg ctgttaAAGAATCCATAAATGCTGACCCACAAACCAGAAGAGAACAAATCTCTGCTGAGCCCAGACAGAAACTACGCATCTTCTACCAG ttccagtacaacaacaacactcgGCAGCAGACTGAGGCCAGAGACGACCTTCACTGTCCCTGGTGTACTCTGAACTGCAGGAAGCTCTACAGTCTGGTCAAACACCTCAAGCTGTCCCACTCCCGTTTCATCTTCAATTACGTG CCCCATCCCAAAGGAGCAAAGATCGAAGTCTCCATAAACGAGTGTTATGATGGTTCATATGCAGGGAACCCTCAAGACATCCACAGCCAGCCGGGCTTCGCCTTCAGCAGGAACGGACCTGTCAAAAGAACTGCTGTTACACATATTCTTGTCTGCAG ACCCAAGAGGACAAAGCCCAGTCTGTCCGAGTTTCTGGAGTCGGAGGATGGTGAGCGCGAGCAGCAGAGAACGTACATCAGCGGACACAACCGCCTCTACTTCCACAGTGACAGCTGCCTGCCACTCCGGCCTCAGGAGATGGACATAGACAGTGAAGATGAGAGGGACCCTGACTGGCTCAAAGAGAAAACAGTCAAG caAATCGAGGAGTTCACTGATGTCAAtgagggggagaaagagatCATGAAGCTGTGGAACCTGCACGTGATGAAGCACGG CTTCATAGCAGACAACCAGATGAACGAGGCCTGCCTGCTGTTTGCTGAACACCATGGCACCTACATCATCAAGCACAACCTCTGCCGTAACTTCCTGTTGCACCTGATCAGCATGCACGACTTCAACCTGGTCAGCACGCCCACCATTGACCGGGCCATGGCCCAACTCCGCCTCATTCAGAGCCAGGTCActcagagagacaaagacagggaagacgaggaggaagaagaagaggaggactgGGAGACTGCAGTTGAGTCCCAGCCAGAGCTAGATCCagatcctgatcctgatccaTCTGAGTATAAACCATGTAGTGATGAGACTAGCAACAGTTGCCTGGAGACCagaaagcaacagcagcagcaggaggagaacgGAGGAGCACTGACAGAACGACCGTCCACCAAGCAGAAACTCACTGAATCTGGGTCAGTTTTAAACTGA
- the LOC113158493 gene encoding pentraxin fusion protein-like — MVCSNKLRLWIVVFLTVACTVWAGEVTIKNLVFPNESDNSYVELVPEIPLNLKAFTLCMRVATELQGKREIILFAYRTKDYDELNVWRELDGRLSFYLAGDGVLFQVPDLGGLETHLCVIWDSSSGASALFVNGRRSLTKIYKQDHTIKPDGKVILGQDPDSYLGDFETNQSFVGSISDVNMWDIVLSDGTIQDIYTEKRVPRGNIFDWQSIKFNINGAVQVVDRDL, encoded by the exons ATG GTTTGCTCAAACAAATTGAGACTTTGGATCGTTGTTTTTCTCACTGTCGCCTGCACGGTGTGGGCAG GGGAAGTTACCATTAAGAACTTGGTGTTCCCCAACGAAAGCGATAACAGTTATGTTGAGCTGGTCCCTGAGATTCCTTTGAACCTGAAGGCCTTCACTCTGTGTATGCGTGTGGCCACAGAGCTACAAGGCAAGCGAGAGATCATCCTGTTTGCGTACCGGACCAAAGACTATGATGAGCTCAATGTGTGGCGTGAACTGGACGGCAG ACTGTCTTTCTACCTGGCTGGAGATGGTGTCTTGTTCCAAGTTCCTGATCTCGGTGGCCTAGAGACCCACCTGTGTGTTATCTGGGATTCCAGTTCTGGTGCGTCTGCTCTCTTTGTCAATGGGAGGAGAAGCTTGACCAAAATCTACAAGCAGGATCACACAATCAAACCCGATGGCAAGGTCATCCTCGGACAAGACCCAGACAGTTACCTGGGCGACTTCGAGACCAACCAGAGTTTTGTAGGCTCAATCAGTGATGTTAATATGTGGGACATTGTCCTCTCAGATGGCACCATCCAAGACATCTACACTGAGAAGAGAGTACCTAGAGGAAATATCTTTGACTGGCAAAGcataaagtttaatattaacGGAGCAGTACAAGTTGTTGATCGTGACCTGTAG